From one Lotus japonicus ecotype B-129 chromosome 3, LjGifu_v1.2 genomic stretch:
- the LOC130749477 gene encoding probable jasmonic acid carboxyl methyltransferase 2 isoform X1: MSTKQVLHMNTGVGEASYANNSTLQRKVLFEMKSILEESIKTLLHHTTFKSNLKVADLGCSSGPNSLLVVSDIMSVINTTRLGSKQEVPILQVYLSDLFGNDFNGIFKLLPDFYQKIQDRGDKAGACFINATPGNFYGRLFPNNYIDFFHSSNSLHWLSQSPEELTKGAEPLNKGHIYLTIKSPKIVYKAYFEQFQRDFNLFLRSRSNELTLDGSMVLSLLGRENAAFEKGTTQDLIELVLKDMVLEGLLEETKLDCFNMPIYIPTVEEVKQIIEAEGSFTLQTLKTIQISLDGHLPHDMDTKIKGELISKTLRSVVEPLYSAAFGKGIMDELFSRFAHKISQAIEFEKLHYTTLIMSMTKVT; this comes from the exons AGAAAAGTGTTATTTGAAATGAAGTCAATACTAGAAGAAAGTATTAAGACATTGTTGCATCACACCACTTTTAAAAGTAATTTGAAAGTGGCAGATTTAGGATGCTCTTCAGGACCAAATTCACTTCTGGTCGTGTCCGATATAATGAGCGTCATCAACACAACTAGATTGGGCTCAAAGCAAGAGGTGCCCATACTCCAAGTTTATCTTAGTGATCTTTTTGGAAACGATTTTAATGGTATCTTCAAGTTACTTCCTGATTTCTACCAAAAGATACAAGATAGGGGAGACAAAGCTGGAGCATGCTTTATAAATGCAACTCCAGGGAACTTCTATGGGAGGCTCTTTCCTAATAATTACATCGATTTCTTTCATTCTTCGAATAGTCTTCATTGGCTCTCGCAg TCTCCAGAAGAATTGACTAAAGGGGCAGAACCACTGAACAAGGGTCATATTTATTTAACAATCAAAAGTCCTAAAATAGTGTATAAAGCATATTTTGAGCAATTCCAAAGAGATTTCAATCTATTTCTTCGATCACGTTCGAACGAACTAACACTTGATGGAAGTATGGTACTATCTTTACTGGGAAGAGAAAATGCTGCATTTGAAAAGGGTACTACGCAGGACTTAATTGAGTTGGTACTGAAGGACATGGTCTTGGAG GGTTTGCTTGAAGAGACTAAATTAGATTGCTTTAATATGCCTATATATATTCCTACTGTGGAGGAAGTCAAACAAATAATTGAGGCAGAAGGATCTTTTACCCTTCAAACACtgaaaactatccaaataagtTTGGATGGACACCTTCCACATGACATGGATACCAAAATTAAAGGAGAGTTAATTTCCAAGACCCTCAGATCCGTCGTGGAACCACTTTACTCTGCTGCATTTGGCAAAGGTATCATGGATGAATTATTCTCAAGGTTTGCACACAAGATTTCACAAGCCATTGAGTTTGAGAAATTGCACTATACAACTTTAATCATGTCCATGACAAAAGTTACATGA
- the LOC130749477 gene encoding xanthosine methyltransferase 2-like isoform X2 yields the protein MCQFYRRKVLFEMKSILEESIKTLLHHTTFKSNLKVADLGCSSGPNSLLVVSDIMSVINTTRLGSKQEVPILQVYLSDLFGNDFNGIFKLLPDFYQKIQDRGDKAGACFINATPGNFYGRLFPNNYIDFFHSSNSLHWLSQSPEELTKGAEPLNKGHIYLTIKSPKIVYKAYFEQFQRDFNLFLRSRSNELTLDGSMVLSLLGRENAAFEKGTTQDLIELVLKDMVLEGLLEETKLDCFNMPIYIPTVEEVKQIIEAEGSFTLQTLKTIQISLDGHLPHDMDTKIKGELISKTLRSVVEPLYSAAFGKGIMDELFSRFAHKISQAIEFEKLHYTTLIMSMTKVT from the exons ATGTGTCAGTTTTATAGA AGAAAAGTGTTATTTGAAATGAAGTCAATACTAGAAGAAAGTATTAAGACATTGTTGCATCACACCACTTTTAAAAGTAATTTGAAAGTGGCAGATTTAGGATGCTCTTCAGGACCAAATTCACTTCTGGTCGTGTCCGATATAATGAGCGTCATCAACACAACTAGATTGGGCTCAAAGCAAGAGGTGCCCATACTCCAAGTTTATCTTAGTGATCTTTTTGGAAACGATTTTAATGGTATCTTCAAGTTACTTCCTGATTTCTACCAAAAGATACAAGATAGGGGAGACAAAGCTGGAGCATGCTTTATAAATGCAACTCCAGGGAACTTCTATGGGAGGCTCTTTCCTAATAATTACATCGATTTCTTTCATTCTTCGAATAGTCTTCATTGGCTCTCGCAg TCTCCAGAAGAATTGACTAAAGGGGCAGAACCACTGAACAAGGGTCATATTTATTTAACAATCAAAAGTCCTAAAATAGTGTATAAAGCATATTTTGAGCAATTCCAAAGAGATTTCAATCTATTTCTTCGATCACGTTCGAACGAACTAACACTTGATGGAAGTATGGTACTATCTTTACTGGGAAGAGAAAATGCTGCATTTGAAAAGGGTACTACGCAGGACTTAATTGAGTTGGTACTGAAGGACATGGTCTTGGAG GGTTTGCTTGAAGAGACTAAATTAGATTGCTTTAATATGCCTATATATATTCCTACTGTGGAGGAAGTCAAACAAATAATTGAGGCAGAAGGATCTTTTACCCTTCAAACACtgaaaactatccaaataagtTTGGATGGACACCTTCCACATGACATGGATACCAAAATTAAAGGAGAGTTAATTTCCAAGACCCTCAGATCCGTCGTGGAACCACTTTACTCTGCTGCATTTGGCAAAGGTATCATGGATGAATTATTCTCAAGGTTTGCACACAAGATTTCACAAGCCATTGAGTTTGAGAAATTGCACTATACAACTTTAATCATGTCCATGACAAAAGTTACATGA